CGCCGAGCACGTCCGTCGTTTGTCGAATCACATCTTGCTTCGATCGTCCGTTCGGAATCTCCAAGCTATCGTCGAACGAAAGCAGCGGATAGCGAAACATCGTCTCGGGCCAGACGATCAAATCCAGCGGCCGCGCCGGCGGCCGTTCGGCCGCTTCGTGCATCGCCTTCAGAGTAAGGCCAATGTACTCGCTCCAAATCGCTTCCACCTGTGCCGGATCGGTTTTCACGGTTGTCGGAGTCGAGCCCTGGATCAGCGCGACGCGGGCGATCCGGTCGGCGGTCGGCTCCGACAAGCGCGCCCGGCCATACACGATCGCCGCCGCCAGCGTCAGCCCCAGCGGCAACATCGGCCAAACGGCAAGGCGCCTGCCGCCGATCGGCAGCATCCGCGCCAAACACGCGGCCACGAGCATGATCAGCCCGCTAACGCCGTAGCCGCCGATCAAGTCGGCCGATTGAATGATTGCGGGCCAAGCGGTTTGCGTGTGTTCGAGGCTCCCCATCGTGAAGCCGCCGAGAATATGCCCCTTGGCAAGCTCGATCGCCATCCAACCAACCGGCGCCGCCAAGATCAGCGGCACATGCAGCCGATGCACTGCGACGCGCATCAGTCCGATGAACATGGGGATATAAAACGCGAGATAGAACGACAGCGCGACCCAGCCAAAACTCGTCGCCCAATGCGGCAGCCGCAACCAGTGCAACACACCCAGCCAAAACGCGAACCCCGCCAGCCAGATCGCCCGATACGGCCGTCGCCCTGGCAATTCATCGCGGCGGGCAAGCATCAGCCACGGCAGCGGGGCAATCCACCCCAGCGGCCAAAGATCGAGCGGCGGCAGGGCCGCATACATCAGCAGCGCGCCGGCCATCGCCCAGGCCAGCGTCGTGCGATACCAAGGAACGCCTGGCCCAGGCCGCGCCGCGACGGCCGGGGCGGGGAACGGGTTGGGTCGAACTGCGGGTAGAGAGGCCGTGCTGGGCATACGCCGATCTACAGTACGCGGCACGGAGGATTTTGCACAGAGGAATCTGTCGCAGTGGAAATCTGCGCAATGTAAATTTGCGCAATGTAAATTTGCGCAGCGAAAATTTGCGCAGCGAAAATTTGCCGAAAATTGGCAACGCGCGAAACCGCAAGCGAGCCTCACGCTCGTGCCGCGGATTGAAGCTCCGCTTGCGGTTTCGCG
The sequence above is a segment of the Pirellulales bacterium genome. Coding sequences within it:
- the lnt gene encoding apolipoprotein N-acyltransferase; protein product: MPSTASLPAVRPNPFPAPAVAARPGPGVPWYRTTLAWAMAGALLMYAALPPLDLWPLGWIAPLPWLMLARRDELPGRRPYRAIWLAGFAFWLGVLHWLRLPHWATSFGWVALSFYLAFYIPMFIGLMRVAVHRLHVPLILAAPVGWMAIELAKGHILGGFTMGSLEHTQTAWPAIIQSADLIGGYGVSGLIMLVAACLARMLPIGGRRLAVWPMLPLGLTLAAAIVYGRARLSEPTADRIARVALIQGSTPTTVKTDPAQVEAIWSEYIGLTLKAMHEAAERPPARPLDLIVWPETMFRYPLLSFDDSLEIPNGRSKQDVIRQTTDVLGDIARHCHAALLFGIDRQHWHTLERGDHYNSAVFVGADGRILGSYDKMHPVMFGEYVPLAEYFPFLYKLTPLSGGLKVGQKPVAQVIDGIRYCPSICYETVIPHLIRRQVETLREQGAEPDVFVNVTNDGWFWGSSELDLHLKCGVFRAIECRKPLLIAANTGLSAWIDGNGRVVQTVPRQQDAVIIADVQTDGRPSFYLAHGDWLPGGCLLACAGVAIFGVWDRRRGKRRAAAA